One Pseudomonadota bacterium DNA segment encodes these proteins:
- a CDS encoding site-2 protease family protein, which yields MTVNLQEGHRDSPISKKKRNNMLQQLIILAPPFLLAITMHEYAHGYVAWCLGDPTAQQQGRLTLNPVKHLDPIGVLAFIIMKIGWAKPVPVNPAYFKDPVRGMVWVSLAGPGANFALALASALVLKLLMFTGSLLPHAIFLPLAKMLAASVWINLLLAFFNLIPFPPLDGSKILSGFLPADLAAMYQKLEPFGFIILLVLFYLGVLSRIIYPLTNYSYNLIAG from the coding sequence ATGACTGTCAATTTGCAAGAAGGTCATCGTGATTCACCAATCTCAAAAAAAAAAAGGAACAACATGCTGCAACAGCTTATCATTCTGGCCCCGCCGTTTCTCCTGGCGATCACCATGCACGAATATGCCCATGGCTACGTGGCCTGGTGCCTTGGCGACCCGACCGCCCAGCAGCAGGGCCGGCTGACCCTGAACCCCGTCAAACACCTTGATCCCATCGGCGTGCTGGCCTTTATCATCATGAAGATCGGCTGGGCAAAGCCTGTCCCGGTGAACCCTGCCTATTTTAAAGACCCGGTCCGCGGCATGGTCTGGGTCTCGCTCGCCGGACCAGGAGCCAATTTCGCCCTCGCCCTTGCCAGCGCCCTCGTTCTCAAACTGCTGATGTTTACCGGATCCCTCCTTCCCCATGCCATCTTTCTGCCTCTGGCCAAAATGCTTGCCGCCAGCGTCTGGATCAATCTGCTGCTGGCTTTTTTCAACCTTATCCCGTTCCCTCCGCTTGACGGGAGCAAGATATTGTCCGGGTTCCTACCCGCTGATCTTGCCGCTATGTATCAGAAGCTTGAACCTTTCGGTTTCATAATTCTTCTGGTCCTTTTTTACCTGGGCGTCCTTTCCCGGATCATCTATCCGCTGACCAATTATTCATACAATCTGATCGCAGGATAA
- a CDS encoding PilZ domain-containing protein: MEIVKAYVRINQTAEVICPHCRGLTRISIEDLQKKYRSRISCVCQNDFIAEVDFRDKYRKPVDLPGHYRVGARKESAPGAGPNGMDLPIHNCRIIDLSRNGIGILFVDGREVDEGEVLQLTFKLDTPTATEISLECEVRHVKGTYAGCKILNDNSHLRVYLIDHGVQ, encoded by the coding sequence ATGGAAATCGTCAAAGCTTATGTCCGCATCAATCAGACCGCAGAAGTCATCTGCCCCCACTGTCGTGGCCTCACCAGGATTTCCATTGAGGATCTGCAGAAAAAATACCGCTCAAGGATCAGCTGTGTCTGCCAGAACGACTTCATCGCCGAGGTTGATTTCCGGGACAAATACCGGAAACCTGTCGATCTGCCGGGGCATTACAGGGTTGGCGCCCGAAAAGAATCCGCCCCTGGAGCAGGACCGAACGGCATGGACCTGCCGATACACAACTGTCGGATTATTGATCTTTCCAGAAATGGAATAGGAATTCTTTTTGTGGATGGCCGTGAAGTTGATGAAGGGGAGGTTTTACAACTCACCTTCAAACTCGACACCCCCACCGCAACCGAAATCAGCCTGGAATGTGAAGTCCGTCACGTAAAAGGCACCTATGCAGGATGTAAAATATTAAATGATAACAGCCACTTGAGAGTTTATCTGATTGATCACGGGGTTCAGTGA
- a CDS encoding PilZ domain-containing protein produces the protein MYKFQSNTNEIRKAVISENNIIFTCPGCGAETRAPASPLESTYRVKVRCACRYEYIVEINNRGKARKRVDLPACCTVFSRSNPEKLLERFAASGQNRLNLKKNPNARIIDLSDDGLGLLSTENQLLKKGDIINLVFSPDKSPATEIKQEYEVKNIISNRIGCSIIGDKAELKGLSAHPDQCVHEKSRLIPEG, from the coding sequence ATGTACAAATTTCAGAGCAACACCAACGAAATCAGAAAGGCTGTCATTTCAGAAAACAATATCATCTTCACCTGCCCGGGATGCGGCGCCGAGACCAGAGCCCCAGCCTCACCCCTTGAATCCACATACCGGGTAAAGGTCAGATGTGCCTGCAGGTATGAATATATTGTTGAAATCAACAATCGGGGCAAAGCGAGGAAAAGGGTTGATCTCCCGGCTTGCTGCACCGTCTTCAGCAGAAGCAACCCTGAGAAATTGCTGGAACGCTTTGCAGCTTCAGGACAGAACCGGCTGAATCTGAAGAAAAATCCCAATGCCAGAATTATCGATCTATCCGATGACGGGTTGGGATTATTAAGCACCGAGAATCAGCTGCTGAAAAAAGGCGATATCATCAATCTGGTATTCTCTCCCGACAAATCACCCGCAACCGAGATCAAACAGGAGTACGAGGTGAAAAACATCATCAGCAACCGGATCGGATGCTCCATCATTGGTGATAAAGCTGAGTTGAAGGGGTTGTCCGCTCATCCCGATCAGTGTGTTCACGAGAAATCGAGGCTTATCCCCGAAGGGTGA